A part of Desulfobacter sp. genomic DNA contains:
- a CDS encoding thioredoxin domain-containing protein, which produces MEKPDTLNTKISMSKNKRSVLGIVIMAGIAVAVASSLETRVEWIAAFCGMIGDGCRDTVQYRMFGIPIPWLGIGYYLSLGLVWLSRPRLLFHAVMAGLGVEAALVVILIQMKLPCVLCIANLLVMTALAALVFDPRRLSETAAAGLAFFLLSNTMISHAHAVKQGGAKERSPAVLADVAGETVSRDEIEGPLATRIYKLEKTIHDMKQMALAGRIARIILEKEAREKNITADELRAELTGHLPPVSRAEVDYIFKSKTYRRQGIRGRNGEEVRAGIKSWLEKKRADRQILDHTLGLWDKYGVSVALEKPRFPVAGVVIEGSPVQGPETAAVTVVEFSDYLCPSCRANHDTVKKIKEKYKGRIRWVFRDFPLKIHPGARELALAARCAGDQGLFWEYQDRLFEGEEKPTPEDALKIAAQMHLNPEKFGACMADEDRLDRLDRETGDAFESGINATPTIIVNGRVMTGAASFEALSALIDRALDEAA; this is translated from the coding sequence ATGGAAAAACCGGATACCTTAAATACAAAGATTTCCATGTCTAAAAATAAACGAAGCGTCCTGGGGATTGTGATCATGGCCGGCATTGCCGTGGCCGTGGCCTCCTCCCTGGAAACCCGGGTGGAATGGATCGCCGCCTTTTGCGGCATGATCGGAGACGGGTGCCGGGATACGGTGCAGTACCGGATGTTCGGCATACCCATCCCTTGGCTGGGCATCGGGTATTACCTGTCCCTGGGGCTGGTCTGGCTGTCCAGGCCCCGTCTCCTTTTCCACGCCGTCATGGCCGGGCTCGGGGTGGAGGCTGCCCTGGTGGTCATCCTCATCCAGATGAAACTGCCCTGTGTGCTCTGCATCGCCAACCTTCTGGTCATGACGGCCCTTGCCGCCCTGGTGTTCGACCCCCGTCGCCTGTCGGAGACGGCCGCGGCGGGCCTGGCCTTTTTCCTTTTGTCCAACACCATGATATCCCATGCCCATGCCGTGAAGCAGGGGGGGGCAAAAGAACGCTCCCCGGCGGTACTTGCCGATGTGGCCGGCGAAACCGTGTCCAGGGATGAGATCGAGGGCCCCCTTGCCACCCGGATCTATAAACTGGAAAAGACCATCCACGATATGAAGCAGATGGCACTGGCGGGGCGGATAGCCAGGATTATCCTGGAAAAAGAGGCCCGGGAGAAAAATATCACCGCCGATGAGCTCAGGGCCGAACTGACCGGACATCTGCCCCCTGTTTCCCGGGCTGAGGTGGATTATATTTTTAAATCCAAAACCTACCGCCGCCAGGGTATCCGGGGCAGAAACGGGGAAGAGGTCCGGGCCGGAATCAAATCCTGGCTGGAAAAAAAGCGGGCGGACCGGCAGATCCTGGACCACACCCTGGGGCTCTGGGATAAATACGGGGTCAGCGTTGCCCTGGAAAAACCCAGATTTCCCGTGGCCGGTGTGGTCATTGAGGGCAGTCCGGTCCAGGGCCCGGAGACCGCTGCGGTCACTGTGGTGGAATTTTCAGATTACCTCTGCCCCTCCTGCCGGGCCAACCACGATACCGTAAAAAAGATTAAGGAAAAATACAAGGGCCGGATTCGGTGGGTCTTCAGGGATTTTCCCCTGAAAATCCATCCCGGCGCCCGGGAACTTGCCCTGGCAGCCAGGTGTGCAGGAGACCAGGGCCTGTTCTGGGAATACCAGGACCGCCTCTTTGAAGGGGAGGAAAAGCCCACACCGGAAGATGCCCTGAAGATCGCCGCCCAAATGCATTTGAACCCTGAGAAGTTCGGGGCCTGCATGGCCGACGAAGACCGCCTGGACCGCCTGGACCGGGAAACGGGAGACGCTTTTGAATCCGGCATCAACGCCACTCCCACCATCATTGTCAACGGCCGGGTCATGACCGGCGCCGCCTCTTTTGAGGCGCTTTCTGCGCTCATCGACCGGGCCCTGGACGAAGCCGCATAA
- a CDS encoding Crp/Fnr family transcriptional regulator yields MNYKAATEQSGIKIPGLPLTEEKRLLYSPLMYGLAPELQKELIGIGHVKSLKRGGLLFMAGDPVGHVYCLLSGKLKEYYSTITGDICLRKILMPGSCISMHMVFTGQETYPYTGEAVKAVRYFTWPAKRFMKLAAARPELSLQAARVLSAYAEETCRLHCICRKHQAVSRVAGYLLRQCSPDRICPAVPGFCPKARCPRRANIRPLELTANDICLARETFSRALSSLQDKKIIRMESGEVEIIDEEALKDISGM; encoded by the coding sequence ATGAATTATAAAGCAGCTACGGAACAATCCGGTATTAAAATTCCGGGGCTCCCACTGACCGAGGAAAAACGCCTGCTCTACTCCCCCCTCATGTACGGACTTGCCCCTGAACTGCAAAAGGAGCTGATCGGCATAGGGCATGTCAAATCCCTGAAACGGGGGGGACTGCTCTTCATGGCCGGGGATCCGGTGGGCCATGTTTACTGCCTCTTGTCGGGCAAACTCAAGGAATATTATTCCACCATCACCGGGGACATCTGCCTGAGGAAAATCCTCATGCCCGGCTCCTGTATTTCCATGCACATGGTTTTTACGGGGCAGGAGACCTATCCCTATACCGGCGAGGCGGTAAAGGCGGTACGGTATTTTACCTGGCCTGCAAAGCGGTTCATGAAACTGGCCGCGGCCCGGCCGGAACTGAGCCTCCAGGCGGCCCGGGTGCTGTCAGCCTATGCCGAGGAAACCTGCCGTCTGCACTGCATCTGCCGAAAACACCAGGCCGTCTCACGGGTGGCGGGCTACCTGCTGCGCCAGTGCAGCCCCGACCGGATCTGCCCTGCTGTCCCGGGCTTCTGCCCCAAAGCCAGGTGCCCCAGGCGGGCCAATATCCGCCCCCTGGAATTGACGGCCAACGACATCTGCCTGGCCAGGGAGACCTTTTCAAGGGCCCTGTCAAGTCTTCAGGATAAAAAAATCATCCGCATGGAAAGCGGGGAGGTGGAGATCATAGACGAGGAGGCACTCAAGGATATTTCAGGGATGTAA
- a CDS encoding prepilin-type N-terminal cleavage/methylation domain-containing protein: protein MIKTMFKKAVKRLHNAKKRSNQSGFTLLELLVVVAIMAAIAGTATIALKDTDARASAAAHVAMMDELNKGIRTYRVIKRNELPNHFDSLMELGATDSTDGVRAGSTATSGDSLLGWDAADAVTAPLTAAAVGIMGDAGLTHMQYIDTSLDADGTDSANTCADVNAMIRSRANAVVAGNIFLGVGGNGCGISTELVDGSEATFWNGGKERLTGQPGDANPFATGEPVYLLTGVGPASTLFDASSLGGMTTVPVYRHVKPDQYNRFIAVWQVGVCNADGTAPSGDSGTLCTYDAADQFELIAIVDGALDTKEEELGEWDGTRNTI, encoded by the coding sequence ATGATTAAAACCATGTTTAAAAAAGCCGTTAAAAGACTGCACAATGCCAAGAAAAGATCCAACCAGAGTGGCTTCACCCTGCTTGAGCTCCTGGTTGTCGTGGCCATCATGGCCGCCATCGCCGGCACCGCCACCATCGCCCTGAAAGACACCGACGCCCGGGCCTCGGCCGCCGCCCACGTGGCCATGATGGATGAATTGAATAAGGGCATCCGGACCTATAGGGTTATTAAGCGGAATGAACTGCCCAACCATTTTGATTCGCTAATGGAGCTTGGTGCAACAGACAGTACTGATGGTGTTCGTGCAGGTTCTACCGCAACTTCTGGTGACAGTCTTCTTGGCTGGGATGCTGCTGATGCAGTTACCGCTCCATTAACTGCTGCTGCTGTTGGGATTATGGGCGATGCTGGTCTGACCCATATGCAGTATATTGATACCAGTCTTGATGCTGATGGTACTGATTCCGCAAATACGTGCGCAGATGTTAATGCGATGATCCGCAGCAGGGCGAATGCTGTTGTTGCAGGCAATATTTTCCTTGGCGTTGGGGGTAACGGATGCGGTATTTCCACTGAACTCGTAGACGGCTCCGAAGCAACTTTTTGGAACGGTGGCAAAGAACGTTTGACCGGACAACCCGGCGACGCTAATCCGTTTGCAACTGGCGAACCTGTTTATCTTCTGACCGGAGTCGGTCCTGCCTCCACTCTGTTTGATGCCAGTTCTCTGGGCGGCATGACTACAGTTCCCGTATACCGTCATGTGAAACCCGACCAGTACAACCGGTTTATTGCCGTATGGCAGGTGGGTGTTTGCAATGCCGACGGCACTGCGCCTTCAGGCGATTCCGGAACGCTGTGCACATATGACGCAGCCGACCAGTTTGAACTCATCGCCATCGTTGACGGCGCCCTGGATACCAAGGAAGAAGAGCTTGGCGAATGGGACGGCACCCGTAACACCATCTAA